The genomic interval TCCTGATCATCTGGTCATTTTAATGGCTTGTCCTTTTCATTTGGGCCCACAACATTGGACCCACCAACTTCAAAGATCCGTAGATCTCAAATGCAACACTAATACATACTCAACATACATGTTTTAACATGCCTAAAACATTCAGACTCAGCACACCGGTCGCTGTACGTGCCTGTACTGCGTGTGCTGTCTGTAGCTGCCATCTATACCAGGGGTGTCCCATcgtatctgaaaagggctggtaTGGGtgcagctttttcttttttaagctCAGCACTAAGATGCCTATTGCTactcatcaaggtcttgataGAAGACTATGACTAGGTGATTGGTTGAATcgggtgtcatagtgctgggctaaaacagcAACCTGCACCCACGTTTGCCCTTTTTGGGTAGGATTGTAGAGGGTGGCTCACAGACCCCCGAAGGAGAACAGACGGTCTACGGTGCTGGTGGGGAGTCGGCATGGTTTGGTAAAGAGACGATGCTATTGCCCCCATAGTGCTATTGCCCCAATAGTACTGTTGCAACCATTCTACTGCCTCTGTGGAACGCTCCCAGAACCACAGAGCTGCACTTGCATCATCTATCTAGGTTTTCCGTATAGAGTTTAATCATGTTCGGTGTTGTTGCAAATGGGGAAGTTGGTGTTCATTGATGATGTGGTACACTGGGTGCTGTATAAAGATCTTGGAACGCCATTCAAAAGTGTACAGTAGCCGGgcgggaagccggtgagggtatgagtcctgatcgttgcattagcgactcctactggttggtcggggcgcctgttcaccAGGGAAGGGacctgggggagatagcgtgaaccttcACGcgtgttacgctctcccagtgaaactcctcgctgttaggtgaaaagaagcggctggcgactccacatgtatcgaaggaggcatgtggtagtctactctacaccctccccagaccaacagaggatagcacATCGACCAGGATCGTGATTCACACATCGAATTGgcataacgactaaattggggagaaaatggtagaaaaatggcaaaaaataagaaaaaaaggtgtACAGTAGCTAATGCAAATAATGAGTCGGTAGCCAGCTGTGCTGCAAGTAGTTAATGTGGTGTAATAGGTTTACTGAGATAACAAGCAGGGGCCATTGTTGTGTCTGATTATTTGGAGTATATAAGAGGAAAAGTGGAATAGTTCGAGGAGATTTGTCAATACAACTATTGTTCTATCCACCAGGTATACGCACCAGGTAAGACTACATGCGTTCCTTTGCACTTCCACTGTTTGGGGTGTCAGTGGGGGTTCTTACAATTGGACTCCTCCTGCTCTGAGCTATCTGTCCTGTCTGAAATCCACAGGCCCAACCATGGTAACAGGACGCAGAGTGCCGATTGGCTGGTCCCACCATGGTCGTGAAAGCAGACTGCATCGTTCTCACATGGAGTCAGCTATGACATCATAACGGAAGAAAACAGTCTGCTTCCATATGATGCTGGGTATGACATCACCTTCATATGAATTAAATATCAGGAATCGGGAAGAATAGTTACCGCTTGCATATTATGGACTACCTGGTCAGCTACCTGGTTTCCGGGACATCGAAACATCCATAGGCACTGTTGTGCTTGGTCAGGCCGCTTAAACAACATTCAGCAGGTGCATTAAATGAGTCTGTAACCATGTCTGTGGCTACCGTATGTTGTGCACCTAAGTCTTTGTATTGAAGTTTTCATAATCGAAGGCACTCGACTGGTACATGGAAGTCCAGTGCTGTGACTGCAGGTCACCATATACTGTCATTTTCCATGACATCATGCAACATCATGACATCGTCGTGTGTCACGTGGTGAATTATTGCGTGCTCGCAGACTGCCTGTGGTCTGCCTGCCGTGCAGGACCTCCAGTAAAATGACTGCAGACCCACAGAACGAAAAGAAGCAGCAGGCGGGACATGCACTCGGGAAGAGAATGCGTGCTGGTCTGCGCTCTTCCAAATTTACATACGACGTGAGGAGATGCGATATATGATATCAGCCATTCCAAACGGGGAAGAAAGATGAGATTGGGGAGGGGAagggtttattaaaaaccatcCAGGAGCCGTGAGTGTTTACTGTATGAGGAAGGGTCGTCAGACTCCAGTTCTGGGCTGACTCAGTGTCTGCTAGTTTAACTGGAGTCCAGTTCTGGGCTGACTCAGTGTCTGCTAGTTTAACTGGAGTCCAGTTCTGGGCTGACTCAGTGTCTGCTAGTTTAACTGGAGTCCTGGTCTGGGCTGACTCAGTGTCTGCTAGTTTAACTGGAGTCCAGTTCTGGGCTGACTCAGTGTCTGCTAGTTTAACTGGAGTCCAGTTCTGGGCTGACTCAGTGTCTGCTAGTTTAACTGGAGTCCAGTTCTGGGCTGACTCAGTGTCTGCTAGTTTAACTGGAGTCCAGTTCTGGGCTGACTCAGTGTCTGCTAGTTTAACTGGAGTCCAGTTCTGGGCTGACTCAGTGTCTGCTAGTTTAACTGGAGTCCAGTTCTGGGCTGACTCAGTGTCTGCTAGTTTTACTGGAGTCCAGTTCTGGGCTGACTCAGTGTCTGCTAGTTTAACTGGAGTCCTGGTCTGCCACTCTGTCAGCAGGTTTCAGTTTCAGCCCTGGATGAATGTAATGGCTCCTGGTTTTTTGGTGCCTTTCACCACTTACGTATTTaagccattgattggctaaagagtccacacacacacaccttgattggctaaagagtccacacacacacaccttgattggctaaagaggccacatatacacacatagatACATAGGCCTAAACTGGCTGCTGGGAAACTGCAAAACCCTGCAGATAGTGAGGCCCTTCAGGACTCAAGTTTCACTACAGCCTCTCATTTTTAAGTTGTATTTCAgcagagaaataaataattagcctGGCTAACACATTAGTCTTACAGAGTTACTGATGGCTTTCAGTGTGAGTTTGGTGCAGACTAACAGGCCtacactgccccccccgccctcccctcccccaccccacagcgcGAGGCAGAGCTCCCCGGCCCAAGTACACGATGGTGGGGGAGACGCTACGCTACGTTATCCCCAGTCACCTGCAGTGCTCCATGGCCTGCGGGGGGCGCTCCTGCAAGTACGAGGACCCGTCGCGCTGGGGAGAGGACATGCAGGCCATCAAAGGGCTCTACTCCTCCTggtaacaccccccaccccccacctacTCACACAGATGCATGGCAACaggcatgtaaaaatgtaaaatatgtgacATTTGAATGTACATTTAACAATTGAAAGCCGAGTCCAAATGGTGAACCACTCAGCCATTCTAGTTAGTTGGAAATTGGTAaaagttttctgttttacttcCTGGTTTCTGGATAGTTATGATCTAGACTAAGACTGCAGTTAATATACAAACCGCCCTCTGTACTGTACAGGCATTCAAAAGCACATTGCAGTCTATGAACCAAATTTCAGTCTGCctgccaaatatatatatttaatgtatatattttcacatCGACTCATTAAACAACTGCAGTATGCCTTAGACCATGTACATATATGTGCTCCTCATCTCATGAATCGCTTTCGCTACGTGCCAATGTGAAAACAAGGTAGCTCCAACTGTAATACGCCATGGTAACCATGGTGACTAAACAAGCGCTGATAACCAGTGCTTATGAATGGGAAAGCACTCGAAGGGGCAGTCTCGACCcccctgttgccatggaaaccctgAGAGATACCGTGTGTTTGTCGGCCCTGTTCGACGGTCGGCGGCGAGGTGCTTCTGGGTAAAGCTGTGGGTGTCCTCCTCATTCCAGGGTTACAGACGAGCTCCTGGCCATGGCCCGGCCTTCAACAGGAATCATACAGAAATACGACGTCATTGAGCAATTTCAAAGGTCTaagtataaaatgttttatatttgacCGTTTCTGTGCCCTGTCCATCTCTGTGTTATGACTGTGCCCTGATTCAgatctctgtgctctgtccaTCTCTGTGTTGTGACTGTGCCCTGATTCAGATCTCTGTGCCCTGATTCAgatctctgtgctctgtccaTCTCTGTGTTATGACTGTGCCCTGATTCAGAGCTCTGTCCTCTGTCCATCTCTGTGTTGTGACTGTGCCCTGATTCAGATCTCTGtgctctgttctctgtgttaTGACTGTGCCCTGATTCAgatctctgtcctctgtccatCTCTGTGTTATGACTGGCTGATTCAGATCTCTGTGCTCTGATTCTGTGTTAGACTGCCTGATCATCTCGGTTTGCCTCTCGTTATGACTGTGCATCAGTCTGTGCTGCTGACTCTGTGCTCGTCTGTATTAGTGTCTGAGTCTGTCCCTAAAATGGCAGATGTCCAGGAGTCCTCATGTGCTCTCCTAAATCCAGCTGCACATCTCTGCGATTATAGACGATGACACAATCAGCTCAGAATATCTCATGCCACTCAGTCATGAATCCATAGCCTGGTTTCTGCATTGTAATTCATCCGTAAATCCCCTAATTATTAATCCAATCAGGAGAGATATACCTCAGGATATGCATAATTATCCAAAAGAAAAggttattattataaaaatcagTTGAGGCAAAGTTGCACATAACGGTTTTATTAAGGAAGCTCAATAGAAACAGTAGatgatttaattttcatttcattattttatcaattaaattgtatttcaatTAAACGACTGAATGTTCTTAGATAATCattttatacagtattttattgaGTGAATATTCGGGCGCTGCGCACAGAATAATTTTGACACCTGGATGAACTCTGAGTCTAATCTCATAAAGTGCCAAAAGCCTGCTTTCAGGGAGTGTATAATGACAGTAAAGAATCTCTGacggtttttttaaaaattaacttcTCTCCAGGTGTGGCATAAGGACGCTGATTAACCTGCAGCACCCAGGAGAGCACGCCAGCTGCGGTAACGAGCTGGAACAGGAGAGCGGCTTCACCTACCGGCCCGAGGCCTTTATGGAGGCAGGCAGTGAGCCACGCTCCCGTCCCATTGGCCCAGTCCAGTCAGCGTTTCAGCCAATGACATTCCGCCAGTTCCCCAATCAGAAAAACTAGAATGGCTTCCGACAAGCCATGAATGACCACAGCAGTGCATAAAGCACAGAGAATAAGGCCACAAATATAACTGCGCACACAGTATGGAGCATTAGAATTATTCTACTGATGTGATTTAATGCACAGAGCTACAAACACAGAGGATGagcatacagcacatttttatttatttatttcaatatttaatttatttatttaaggatTCTGCCAGGTTCTTATTTGGTTTCAGTTTGGCTTACTcttgcacatttatttgaaagaagTGTATGAATTGGTTGCTTTCAGTCCTCACTTCAGTTATTTTACCTCTTGCACTTAGGAACGCAAATTTGTCTTCTAGAAAGTTCTGGAGAAAGTAACGGCTGCAGACTGTGCTCTTTCCCCACCCCAgtctactactacaactacgcGTGGAGGGACTACGGCGTGGCGTCCCTAGCGACCGTGCTGGACATGGCGAAGGTGATGTCGTTCGCCGTCCAGGAGGGGAAAGTCGCCGTTCACTGTCACGCCGGGCTCGGAAGGACAGGTGCGGCAGAACGACCTGCGATTTTCCGAAAAACAAAAACGCCAACCCTCCTGCTCTCGCACGAGCTCTTCTGTTGATCCAAAGTAATGATCGAGCATTATCACCTTTTTAATTGAAACCCTTACTCAGTCGtcacacatattttatttatgctctgtctatttttgtatgtttttgctGAGTTGTCATTTTAGATTCAAGATTAGTTAgatttcaactttattgtcattgcacagagtcACGTACTGAGACAACATGATTAGCATCTAACAAAGTGCAAAGAGCTTTAATGCAGTACGTTTTATGTACATAAGTGAATATTATACAATATGATAATATGATACAATCAATGTGCATAAAAGTATAGACATTATACGATAACATGGATCGTAAAATGATCATATTATTAGCAGGGGCGCAAATTTTATTTAGGGTGAGGCCATGTATAAGCCCCTTGGGTTTCTTGCCGCTCCCTGCACTATTTCACTGTTTCTAAatctcttctgtttctgttttatattttaattgtgctaaataaaatcaaatcaaaaatcaaatatgtgcaaaatgcattttgtattgACTTGAAGCTGATAAATATTGTTAATTGTTGCTTCATAGCTTGGTTTTGTCATCACATTAGCATTGTTTTGCTACAGGGCATTGCTATTTTATTATGAATCAGTAATTACCGATATTACAAACGACTGCATTCTGTCTGTGTTAAAGGTGTTCTGTTGGCTTGTCACTTGGTCTTTACCACGAAGATGAGCGCTGACCAGGCGATCGCGTTCGTGCGTGAGAAGCGGCCCGGCTCCGTCCAGACCCGGGCGCAGCTGCTCTGCGTGCGCCAGTTCGCCCAGTTCCTGGTCCCGCTCCGGAGCGTGTTCCCCCGCGCGGAACCCGAATCGGCCGCCGTCTCGCTGGCCCAGTACCTGACGCGGCAGCGCCACCTGCTGCACGGCGCGGAGGCGCGGCGGCTGCGGCACACGCCCAAGGTGGTGGCCCTGGCgtgccagctgctgctggacgTGGCGCGGAACCGGCAGGTGGTGCAGCAGGACGTCCTGGACGTGGTGGAGCCCGTGGCCGAGGAGAGGCGCGGCGCGGGGGGGTGGAGCCGGCGGCGCGgggaggccgccgccgccgcggggaGGGGCCCGGCCTCGCCGCACAGGAGCCTCCCCGGCCCCGCCACCGTGCCGCTGCGCACCCCCGAACCGCCGCTGTTCTACGTCCGGCGGAGCCTCAGCTACAGCGAGCGGGACCGCGGGCGGCCCGGCGCCACCCTCGAcccgggggggggcgcgggggtgggCGCGGCGGGGGACGCGGGGAAAGAGCCGAGGGCTCTGAAGAGACTGTGCTTATCGCACGAGGACCTCAGAGACGGCGGCCGCCGCCCCGACGATGGGCCCGCGCTCCAGCGATGGCCCCCCGCCTCGGACTCCGCCCACAGCTCCACCAGCTCCGTCTGGGACCAGCTGCCCCCGCCCCGGCGCGTGGAGCGCCCGCGGGACCGCGCGGG from Anguilla rostrata isolate EN2019 chromosome 11, ASM1855537v3, whole genome shotgun sequence carries:
- the LOC135234838 gene encoding protein tyrosine phosphatase domain-containing protein 1-like, giving the protein MMLARGRAPRPKYTMVGETLRYVIPSHLQCSMACGGRSCKYEDPSRWGEDMQAIKGLYSSWVTDELLAMARPSTGIIQKYDVIEQFQRCGIRTLINLQHPGEHASCGNELEQESGFTYRPEAFMEAGIYYYNYAWRDYGVASLATVLDMAKVMSFAVQEGKVAVHCHAGLGRTGVLLACHLVFTTKMSADQAIAFVREKRPGSVQTRAQLLCVRQFAQFLVPLRSVFPRAEPESAAVSLAQYLTRQRHLLHGAEARRLRHTPKVVALACQLLLDVARNRQVVQQDVLDVVEPVAEERRGAGGWSRRRGEAAAAAGRGPASPHRSLPGPATVPLRTPEPPLFYVRRSLSYSERDRGRPGATLDPGGGAGVGAAGDAGKEPRALKRLCLSHEDLRDGGRRPDDGPALQRWPPASDSAHSSTSSVWDQLPPPRRVERPRDRAGGTPSPRRGGERHGSGREDEERPSEVPFILLQTELSLEARRLLVAQALAVDLERYGSEEQRQRVSWWQTELNSGGDVWDSVCAEQDPFVLSGLMWSWLEQLKEPVLSRRDVQALEEQPKDPSRVFNTLDKGPRQTLTCILHCAAQVMAPSVESAFLDRTIKAFTKMKAGESEEGRIVYKTMRRVLALVLKEMKAQREEEDAGAVAVCPSL